The following are from one region of the Harpia harpyja isolate bHarHar1 chromosome 4, bHarHar1 primary haplotype, whole genome shotgun sequence genome:
- the LOC128141472 gene encoding fibrinogen-like protein 1 isoform X2, whose protein sequence is MSVTMPWLLLLLLLVSFGSPAPRFSEKDICLLDNNKLRQRLKQLQDLFYLYELQLKDILENTYHRTKSGLFTGNRSVQHEMLLPTTSGNLIVYDQDCSAVYNRKKTKTGYYRIRPRADREPFLAFCDMSDGGGWTVIQRRSNGKENFNRKWDDYKLGFGKFQGKNDEYWLGNDHIYDLLARGESSLKIDLMDWQGERRYAVYENFQLANEQDNYRLWFGTYSGNAGDALSGGSNFEDQWSASHRGMQFTTSDKDHDRFLAGNCASENKGGWWFNRCHAVNLNGWYYRTGRYNGSHDNGIVWSTWHGMWYSLKYSAMKIRPPFFVDRESGDSENSQGS, encoded by the exons ATGAGTGTAACGatgccctggctgctgctgctccttctcctggtcagcTTCGGCTCACCTGCACCCAGGTTTTCG GAAAAAGATATCTGCCTCCTAGACAACAATAAATTAAGACAAAGGTTGAAACAGCTTCAAGACTTGTTTTACTTATACGAACTGCAACTGAAGGACATCCTGGAGAACACTTACCACAGAACAAAAAGTGGGCTGTTCACAGGCAACAGGAGCGTGCAGCATGAGATGCTTTTACCCACAACCAGTGGAAATTTGATAGTCTATGACCAAG ATTGCTCTGCAGTGTATAATCGCAAAAAGACCAAAACCGGCTACTATCGGATCAGGCCCAGAGCAGACCGAGAGCCTTTCCTGGCATTCTGTGACATGTCTGACGGCGGGGGGTGGACTGTCATTCAGCGGCGGAGTAACGGCAAGGAGAATTTCAACAG GAAATGGGATGATTACAAACTGGGATTTGGGAAATTCCAGGGCAAGAATGATGAGTACTGGCTGGGCAACGACCACATCTATGACCTGCTCGCTAGAG GAGAGAGCTCATTAAAGATTGACCTGATGGACTGGCAGGGGGAAAGGCGTTATGCAGTCTATGAAAATTTCCAGCTTGCAAATGAGCAG GACAATTACAGGTTATGGTTCGGCACCTATTCTGGTAATGCTGGCGACGCTCTGTCTGGTGGGAGCAATTTTGAAGACCAGTGGTCAGCCTCTCACAGAGGGATGCAGTTCACCACATCTGACAAGGATCACGATCGATTTCTGGCAGGCAACTGTGCGTCAGAGAACAAGGGTGGTTGGTGGTTTAACAG GTGCCATGCTGTAAACCTCAATGGATGGTACTACAGAACAGGAAGGTACAATGGATCCCATGACAATGGCATAGTGTGGTCCACGTGGCATGGGATGTGGTACTCGCTAAAATACTCAGCCATGAAAATCAGGCCTCCGTTCTTTGTTGACAGAGAGAGCGGAGACAGTGAgaacagtcagggcagctga
- the LOC128141472 gene encoding fibrinogen-like protein 1 isoform X1 yields MSVTMPWLLLLLLLVSFGSPAPRFSEKDICLLDNNKLRQRLKQLQDLFYLYELQLKDILENTYHRTKSGLFTGNRSVQHEMLLPTTSGNLIVYDQDCSAVYNRKKTKTGYYRIRPRADREPFLAFCDMSDGGGWTVIQRRSNGKENFNRKWDDYKLGFGKFQGKNDEYWLGNDHIYDLLARGESSLKIDLMDWQGERRYAVYENFQLANEQDNYRLWFGTYSGNAGDALSGGSNFEDQWSASHRGMQFTTSDKDHDRFLAGNCASENKGGWWFNRYGNQPIPLGCIGCGWLYSREDLPALQQLEVAVCTCHLAQPNLRCSHLQILKGKQSASFIMKQSG; encoded by the exons ATGAGTGTAACGatgccctggctgctgctgctccttctcctggtcagcTTCGGCTCACCTGCACCCAGGTTTTCG GAAAAAGATATCTGCCTCCTAGACAACAATAAATTAAGACAAAGGTTGAAACAGCTTCAAGACTTGTTTTACTTATACGAACTGCAACTGAAGGACATCCTGGAGAACACTTACCACAGAACAAAAAGTGGGCTGTTCACAGGCAACAGGAGCGTGCAGCATGAGATGCTTTTACCCACAACCAGTGGAAATTTGATAGTCTATGACCAAG ATTGCTCTGCAGTGTATAATCGCAAAAAGACCAAAACCGGCTACTATCGGATCAGGCCCAGAGCAGACCGAGAGCCTTTCCTGGCATTCTGTGACATGTCTGACGGCGGGGGGTGGACTGTCATTCAGCGGCGGAGTAACGGCAAGGAGAATTTCAACAG GAAATGGGATGATTACAAACTGGGATTTGGGAAATTCCAGGGCAAGAATGATGAGTACTGGCTGGGCAACGACCACATCTATGACCTGCTCGCTAGAG GAGAGAGCTCATTAAAGATTGACCTGATGGACTGGCAGGGGGAAAGGCGTTATGCAGTCTATGAAAATTTCCAGCTTGCAAATGAGCAG GACAATTACAGGTTATGGTTCGGCACCTATTCTGGTAATGCTGGCGACGCTCTGTCTGGTGGGAGCAATTTTGAAGACCAGTGGTCAGCCTCTCACAGAGGGATGCAGTTCACCACATCTGACAAGGATCACGATCGATTTCTGGCAGGCAACTGTGCGTCAGAGAACAAGGGTGGTTGGTGGTTTAACAGGTATGGAAACCAGCCGATTCCTCTCGGATGCATAGGGTGTGGGTGGCTGTACAGCCGAGAGGACTTGCCTGCCTTACAGCAGCTGGAGGTTGCTGTGTGCACTTGCCACCTCGCACAGCCAAATCTAAGATGCTCACACCTACAGATCCTCAAAGGAAAGCAATCTGCTTCTTTCATTATGAAGCAAAGCGGGTAA